From the genome of Naumovozyma castellii chromosome 7, complete genome:
ACCCTTCCATCCCGTTCGATTAATGGCTCAAATTCGGAAACTAGAAACAACTCCCGCAGCCTTACTGTGAGGATGCGCCATTGTTAGTCCACAGCTGCAGTCTTGGAGAAGTGTACGAACCAAATACGTACGTGCTTCTGGCTCTGGCTTAGTGCCGTCCTCTGCAACTTTGAAGTTTCCAGGACAATGTCAGTCAGGTCGAGGGGGGAACCTGCTGGTGACTTGTACGGAGATTTTCGAAGAGCATATACCAGGGGCCTCCCCATTTTAACTGAAACTTTTCACCTTATGTATTTTCTCTGTGatgagaaaaaaatataaaaggAGACCTCTTACTTTCCCGTTTAGTAGTCATATACCTCTTtatgtttctttaatattcCTTGAACGAATTTCGATTGACGAACGACACCAACTTTTTATACCTATATTCcttaaaataataataatactagTAATTTTAATATCCAAGACGATAATAACACTCAACAGCATACTACATTAAGATGCTCAACAAATTGAACGCCAAAAGACAAGTCTCGCTAGGAAACCCAATTCAAATGAAGGAAACAGAAAGTGGTACAGAACGtatattccaattcattCCCAGTTATaaggaacaagaacaacagATGAACGAGAATGTTGTTGCAACCAATAACGATGACATTAACTTTAATCTCAATTCGTTTAAGACACCTAATAGCATGGATCCCTTTGATGAGTCATCTAACCCTGTTTTCGATTTTGttcataataatttaaatatggGATTAAGTTTTGTAGCACAAGGTACAAAAGTaaacgatgatgatgaacaaTCTGATGGTGTTGTTCTTAAGACTGAGGAGGAGCCTGGATTGGGGGTTGCTTTTGATGATATGGATGGAAAATATCGCAAAAGTGTAAGTTCGACAACTTCCAGTGCTAGTGCTGTGAGAAGAAGGCGTGGTAAGACAGACCATAacatcattgaaaaaaaatatagaagaaatttaaacGATAAGATGCTGAAATTAAGAGACATGGTTCCAAGCTTAAGAGTGACTCATAAGAAGAATTCCAAGGTTCCACTAGACAATAAAGATTTTTCAGATTTAGCACATTTAAAGCCAACAAGAAAACTGAATAAGGGGTCCATCCTTACGATGACTATCGAATATATTGAATACTTGcaagaacaaaataaagaatacaAGGTCATCAATGAAAAACTACGAGAGCAAACTGGGAAAAATCCTGAATCAAAAACCAATGCGAGTAGTAATATCGTATCACCAATAGCAGATAATTCTACAGGAAAGCAATCCTTAATGAGTAATAGCAGTACGGCAACGTCTAATGAAAACTTCTTTAGAGAAGCAGAAACTATATGTTCAAGAAGTTCATCTGTCTCAACATATTCTCCAGAGGTTATGGCCAGGACAACAAATTTATTGGATACATTAATGGATGAGAAGCCATTATATTCTAACACATACCAGAACTGTGCTGAGAATGGACGTGACAACAATAACCAGAATAGTAATAATGTGAATGGTTTGGAGTCATTAAGAATGGAGTCTCTTAAATTCGAACCATTAGTGCAAACTTTTGGGTTTCCAAATGGCGGAAATTAAAGAGGATGCAAAGACGGGCgatataaatattcttttctttaagtaatgatattatttaaatttttaaaaaaaaaagaagtaaataaataaatggaaaGTTGACAGTGAAtgttaatgaatatatatgtatagTATTTATGCGACGTTAGTCATGATCGTATATAAAGTTTCTTGTTAGTTCTGTTTCCTGTGAAATGGCATCGCTGTCGTATATATGCTGCTCGTGaactgaagaaaatgagGGCGACAAATTTCTACCAGACCTCAATGTTGTTGCCGACAACAGTGTATTGTCATTTTTCTGCAATTGATGTTTTGTTCttaatttgtttgattCCTTATGTAAGGCTCTGTGATCTTTGAACCGTTTTATTCCTGATCTCCATATGGTCAGTGGATATGATAGactcaatttcaaatgtttgCAATCctcattattattattggagaTGGATTGGTTGTCCAAAGttccattttcatcattatcagaATATTCCATGAAAGGGTtggagaaatatttatccGAATTAGTAATTTTCCTTCCCAAGACAGTTCTCTTGTGTAATataatttctcttttctCTAATACACCAAAGAGACCCCAAACGTTTGTGgtaattaataattttaagaaGTAAATGATGTCATACTTCCATCTTTGTAAGTAAAAATTATTAGCTGTGAATAATATTGTTAACACAAACGATAACACAAACACGACAAAATTataaatcatcaatggGATGGTCTCATGATAATCATTCCacaacaattgaaattttttctttattgaatttttttcccGTTGTTGTTTTATTCTTCGAGGTGTTAATATGAAACcaaaattattccaaataaaTGCAGAAATTAAGTAgatgaataatgaatatattgttaGTTCAAGGGCCTTGTAAAACCCCCGTAGGACATCAAGGTCTTTCTTCCAAAGTAGAATTCCATACATTATATTGTCAGAGATGCTGAGTAGTGATCCAACAATAAATATCAATCTGTTCTTGGTGTTTAACCAACGTGGAGTGAATCTTTTTAATTGGGgaaaattaatttcattattattatgataCATGTAAAACACTAATAGGATCCAATTAATATTCGATAATACATTGGAAACGATTTCACAAACTCTATAAGTGTTAGAGTTAAcgattttattttcataattTTGAGAATTTTGGTAGTTACCCAAATATTGCACTTTAAATACTAGATCGACAGCGTCCTTTAACTGTGCTGTATGTACCACTGCGAAGAATAGCACATAAATATGAACAATGATACGTTTATTGTTGTGATTATCTGAAGGCAGGAGCAACAAtaacaaataaatcatccatGACCCAACACATATTGCTGTAGCATTAAAAGTAATCATAATCATTCCATCCATGAAATGATCTCTTTGTAAGATCGGATCGGTGTGGTTTGTTAACGGTAAATGTGGTGCAGTTTCAGCAAATATCTTCAGAATAGATGCAAAATACATTCCTGAGTCGTATATGGTACCATTACTGGTGGTAAAGGTAGTATTTTTATTGCATCTTAAGAATAGAGCAGGTGAGTTTAAAGTTGcattatcaaaattgagaaattttgaatcGGTATCAGTGTTATTTATAGTAAGGAATCCACTATTTAGTACATTTACTTGACAGTGATTTCGATAGACATCTAGTATAGTTTCACTGATTAGTTCTGAAAGATAATATGTGGATGATGCATTATGATTGCTCATTAGATATTGATATAATTGTGtaaaattttgataatgagGATTATGACTGATCGGTGGTGGTACAGGAGGAAGAGAAATTGTATGTGTTGGATTTGGAAACGGCAGTGGTGGAGGATAGGGTTGCCGATGATGTCTACGGTTGAGAAATGGTAAGATATCATCTCTATTCATAAAATTTTTATTCCTATCCCTGTTATGAAGAGGCGGTGGACCCAAGGGCCTTCTCGGCAGATAGTGACCGGGAACAGTGTGTATGATAAGGGAAAGCCAAAACAGCAAAGGAAATAGTACTCTTATTCGCATTTTGTCATGCAGGTAATTGCTTATGAGGGTTATGAATAGCAGTGGTTAcgaaatttttcagatgCGACTTAGTTAAGGTGGATAAACGGCAGCCAGGTTTGACACAGTAACGTCTAGGTTATGGTGAACAAAATGTGTATGCTTAGCTCAAGTACAGATAATGAGTGGCCAGGCTATTGTTTCCAGGTCTAGCGTCCTAGAGAGAGGGTTATCTCTGTAAGACGTTCCTTATGTTTTCCAGAAACCGGATTTCCGCTGCAAGAGGAGATTTGTTTTCTTGGCCCCGCTTTGCGTTTTTCATTTGACACTTCGAAGAACAATTGATTAGAATCGGAATTGGAGTATATTGCTATGACGATGTGTAGTTTCTTAGGCATGCTGACATTCTCCTCTTATAAGCCGTATTGTCTGCCTTGAGATGCTCCGAATTTACGTATATAAGGAGGGATGGGATAGTCAGTATTGTTACAACATCTCTCTCCCTCTgtattattttatataataCTTCTCATATacacaacaacaaacaacaatcacatatatattcaaacaTACACACATTCAAATgatcaaaataatgatgcaAGACAAAGTTTCACAACAACCAAGAAACGTCAATATTGCCGGTACAAATTCTAATAGCAACATGCACATTTTACAACCCGTCATGCAAGGCGTCACTAATTGCTCACCACCGcacaatttcttcaataataacCCAAATGCCACCTACGTGTACACTCCAAGTTCCAgtttaaattcaaatgcCAACTCTAATTCCTCATTAAATCTCCCAGCAACAGCCGTTTCTGCTCCTTCCTCTGCCCCTATGCCCATGCAAACATCATATAGGTACCAATTGCCCCCAGTTCagaattataataatacaatgCCATCGCAGCAACCAATTTATGAAAGAAGACATTCTGTCTCCATTGGGGAActaaatgaaaataataacagtCTTAATCAATCACAAAACATAGCCATGTTACAGAGTGTTCCAATGAGAAGATCGTGTCAAACTACAGCACCTTCCACCCTTCGAGACTCATCATCAATCACATTACCTCCAATACTGCCCACTTCAACTGGTAACACTAAGAACCCTTCTAGAGGCTCTTTCTCAGATGACCCCTTAGGAATTGTAGTTTATAATCAAGGGGAGAGATTAAATGAATATGGTCAACTCATAGGTAAATCAGGTAAACTTCTAAGGAACACAAGGAGAGCTGCTCAAAATAGAAATGCTCAAAAGGCATTCAGAAAGCGTAGAGAACAATACATTAAAAActtggaagaaaaatcaaGAAAGTTCGATTCCATTGTCaaggaaaatgaatcattaaagagaagtatacatttattaaaacaacaattaaacaaataatCAGTTCAAGTCctaaattaattatttaacaAATTATGCagttttttattttaatttaattgaatttattctATTATCTTAACGATATCCAGTACGAATAATACCAGCGGAAACTAAGACTTGAATCTTTTTACTAATTTCAGGATTCTTCATATGCTCCTGTAAAGCAGCTGGGTCATTTTGAGCTTGTTGTAGAATACTTTGCATCACTGGATCTTGCATGATTGCAGCAACTTCAGGATCTTGCATGGCCCTCTTGTAAGTTTCTTCTGGTGTTTCATTACCAGTTGGAGCTTGGAAACGTTCTTGAGTAGCCTTCATTTGCAATTTCATAATTTCATTACTTGATGCACCGTTAttaacttcatcatccttcTTCTTAGCTTCCTCTAAAGTTTCTAAGGCCTTAACGAAATCTTTGATGGCAATTTGTGCTGTTGCCTTTCTTAAATAGGCTCTAACAAAGTTTGGATCCTTTTCAATAGCCTTTTCACAATCTTTAATGGCTTCTGGGAATGACATCAACTTTGCTAATGCAGCAGCTCTGTTAGAATAACCACGAGCATCTTCAGGAGCTCTCTTAATCATTTCAGTATATGCCTTCACAGCATTTGGCCAATCACTTTTGgtgaaatattctttacCTTCTAAACGGGCTTCTTCAGCCTTTTCAGGGttaatatattcttcaatttcttgtttcttcaattccttttcaCAAGTTCTTAGTTTAGTTAAGATATCAGCAGTCCTATGTTCAGTTAATGATTTTTGGTAATATTCAATTGcctttttcaaattcttttgCTTTGAATAAGCATTACCCATACGTGCAAATGATTTGGCGATTAATTTATAATCAGCTCTTAATTCTCTACCTTGTTCAACGGCTTCGTTCAATGTATTCATAGCTGTTTCAAAGTCTcccttttcaaattctgcAGCTGAACGATTGTTCAAATACGTGATGTCCTTATGTAAATCCCATgctttattatattctgCAATAGCTTCATCGAATTTGTGTGATTTATACAATTTGTTACCTTCAGCCTTGGCAGCATCTGCAGCGGCAATTGCTTTAGCGGTTTCATCCTCACCTTCGTTGTCCCCCTCTTGATCCACATCCATTGGTTCAGGTTCAgtattcttttcttccttcGTAGGTTCAGGTTTCTGTTGCTCAGAagtttgttcttcttttggtTCCTTTGGCATGGAGTTTGATTGGTTTAAATCTGGCATATTTAGGTCAATACCTAATAAAGTAGCCATAATTGTCATCAATCTTGGATCACCCATCAAATCACTACTTAACCCTTGAGGATTACTCTTATAGCTTTGTAATTTAGCGACCAATGAAGGATCATTCATCATGTCTTTTGTCTTTGGATTTTGTCTTAATTTTTCGATTAAATTTGGATCGCTGAACATTTCAGTCATACCGAAATCAGGTCTACTCTTTCTGGATTCTTGAACACGATGCACTTGCTCTAAACCTTCACTAGCAGCTTTGTTATTGCTATCTAACTCCAACGCTTTCTTATAATTACTCTCAGCATCATCAAGATCCCCTAGTCCTAAATGAGCAGCACCCATTCTGTTGTAACCTTTAGACCAATCTGGGTTAATTTTCACACACTGTTGAGCATCGTTTAAAGCTTCTTGGAATTGCTTCAACGATGTGTAACATGCAGATCTATTTGAATATAAGACGTGATTGGGGGTGGTTGAAGCTGCAATAGCCTCGgtgaaatattcaattgcTCCTGTAAAATCTTTACTGGCAAAGGCGGCATTACCCTTctgtttcaattcatcagcAGTActcattattatttgtcCTTGTTGCTTTCTGGGAGGTTATCAGATGTGCAGTAGAGGTGGTTCAGCGTGCAATCCTTATATAAATCTGGAGAATATAACGTTACCATTTTTTCAAGGCGAAATTTCTAGAAGATTCCATCGCTCGAAACGGCACACACGACACAGTTGACAAACTAATGCTATAGTGTCAAAAgtattgatgatgatgatgattcttAAATGTGTTGGTGTCTTTTCTTCTGTGGGTTCCACTGATTTAGTTAATGCTCTGGTTGAGCCATTGCATTTTCAATACGAGAGATAAGTATATAGAATATTTAGAACTTACTGAAATTATGAAGAATTGATATAAAGAGTTAGAAAAGGTTGATTGTTTAATCATAAATAGGTATTAATTTAAAAGTCTCACAGGAAATTGTATATCTTAAAAAACATAAAATTTTCTTACTTTATAGGAGAAAAAGTACATTATGCTCGTATTCTCCTTTCATGAAGCGGCTAcatccattttttttttgtttcaacACAGTCACGAATGATCATACTGTAATTTGCATGAGTACACCGATGTTACGATCATTCGTGAGTACgtcaaaacaaaaaaaaatggagGCAGTCGCATTGAAAGCACGGATTTCCTCCGATGAGACAAAACTAAGTTTCCAATTGGCATGATCAAAGCAATTGAGAATATTAATGAGTTTGCTCGAAATGTCACCACAGGTACCAAAATTCTAGCTAAAAATAATGCGTTAGAATACGAGATCAGAGCAAATGGAGTAAAGAAGGagatattttcaaatgcGTGCTTAGAGAATGGAAAGAAATCGAGAATTTTAAAAACATACTCACGTACCAGGTGGGTTTCTGCCCTTCATTCTGTAAAAAGATTAAAAGATCTCACCCCTGCAATCAAAGAAAGTACGAAAAGAAAGGAGTTTGATAGTAAATTTTCGGCTGAAGATTTTACTATgattgatgaattgttaTTAGCCTTAGAACCTTTCCAGCATATATGTGAGTTGCTGTCTAGTTATTCTTGTACTGTTAAAGGAGCATTGCCATTACTGGAATTCTATCatatattattgaaagaaaatgttattaaacaatttaaaaaaGGTGTTGTTTCCTTCCCTGAACGAACAGTCCTAATTAAATGTTTACAGAAGATGGAAAAATACTATAAAATCTATCGGTCTAATGATGTTCGCTTAATGGGTTAATATCTGAACGTATACTTtcataaaaatattttttggaGGAGggaaatatattttgaaagagaaaatgaagagAACAATTATAGGTATCGAAATATGGCTAAATGATACACCTGTATGCTACTACCGTATCTTGACATGCCATATGACGAATCtataaattgttttttGATGAGGAGGAATTTGTAGGTGATAGGACGTATGACGAGATTCTCCAAACTAATACTTCACCAGTATGCTCACCAATCTCAAGTCCAATTAAGCAAAGAGATTCTTGAAAACATTTTGACAAAATTTGATTAAGGGTGACTTTGAGGAATTGGTTTTTTGAAGAACTGTTACCTTTTGAACGAAAATTAGGAAACAACACTCgaaaaaccaaaaaaagaagatgagGGCCTTCGAGAAATACGGCCACCAAATTATTGACATGGATCACAAATTTTAGAAGAGCCATGGTAAATACTTTCCTCTGTTATCCCTTGTAAACCGAATTCTGAATAATATTCCTTCAATCTCCATTCACGTGGAAAGAACGTTAAATCTGACAGTCCAAACTTCcaataaatgaaaagagCCGCTTTCAAACACTTTGTTTCTTACGACTATTCtcattaaaaattaaacTAAATCAGGCAGATTTGGAACAATGCACCTAGCATCAAGCCATCAAAATGATTAAACTTTCTTCCCACGTGAATGCAGAGTGAAGGAATATCCGGTTAACATCATAAACCCCGAATTTGGGTGATAtcgacgacgacgacgacgaaGACGAAGACCAGAAACACGAGAGGAATTTCTGCCTTCGTTTTCTGTGTTTTATTTAGACATCAtgatatatatgtatatatgtAACACACAGTTCTCTCTCGTTCTCAAACTCCTATCGGAAATTTGCACCCTCAATTTTGAGGGCTAATTATTATGACCTACTTTTATTTAGGGTTAACAACCTAACCGGGTAAATTATTCAAGGGTGCCCGGGTAACGCGGCAAAGTTATATAAGGGAGATTCCCTTTAAAAGAAGCGATTATTCTTGGCAACAACTTTTCTATTGGTAAGATACAGCTACAGTTCCTTCAATTAAACAAACACAAATGCTCAAGAATACTGATATAGAAAAGAATACGGACCCCGTAGAGGATCCCTCAAAGcaaaaagagaagaagatctCAAAAACTGCCAGATGCTGGAAATGTTTCTTCAGTATCTGGATTACACGTTCTTTCTACGCCGCTATTAAATCTTACTGGGGCTTAGATGGCCCTATTCCGATGTATATTTTCTACACCATGATGGCATTcgaattcatttttttaattctgGTAGTCGTCTTTGCCGTGATTGAACGTAAGATAATTCCAAAAAGATGTGTTGATGAAGATTGTATTCTTTGCCCCAtgttaaaaaaaaatccaTACCTAATGGTCAGACGTCTTCATATTGTTATGACTCTATTTGCCATCTTGACCCCCATTATCTATTTCACGGTTAAACATTATATAAAGGCGCATCCTGATGATTTCTTGGACTTCGTTGACATTTataattggaaatattggGTGGCTTTCACTGTCATGATGATGGATTACATTTCATTTATATCCATCTTTTCCGGCTTAGTTAACATCTACATTACACATCCATACAAagaatttgttcaattaaagaaggaGTTGGATTTACAACCTGATTTGGAGAAGGGTCTATTggataattcttctttgaataaataagtAGCACATGACTGGTCGGTTCatcttcttggaaaataaacTATCATTATACATCAGTTTATGCACGATATAACTAAAGTAACTATATATGACTTAACAATACTATCTTTAGAGAGAGAGAAGAGTTACATAACGTTAAGTACTTTCGGAGTTCTCACGTGACAATGCAACAACTATTTTAGTCGAGAtacaaaaaaatgaaa
Proteins encoded in this window:
- the HMS1 gene encoding Hms1p (ancestral locus Anc_5.624), which codes for MLNKLNAKRQVSLGNPIQMKETESGTERIFQFIPSYKEQEQQMNENVVATNNDDINFNLNSFKTPNSMDPFDESSNPVFDFVHNNLNMGLSFVAQGTKVNDDDEQSDGVVLKTEEEPGLGVAFDDMDGKYRKSVSSTTSSASAVRRRRGKTDHNIIEKKYRRNLNDKMLKLRDMVPSLRVTHKKNSKVPLDNKDFSDLAHLKPTRKLNKGSILTMTIEYIEYLQEQNKEYKVINEKLREQTGKNPESKTNASSNIVSPIADNSTGKQSLMSNSSTATSNENFFREAETICSRSSSVSTYSPEVMARTTNLLDTLMDEKPLYSNTYQNCAENGRDNNNQNSNNVNGLESLRMESLKFEPLVQTFGFPNGGN
- the DFG16 gene encoding Dfg16p (ancestral locus Anc_5.622) translates to MRIRVLFPLLFWLSLIIHTVPGHYLPRRPLGPPPLHNRDRNKNFMNRDDILPFLNRRHHRQPYPPPLPFPNPTHTISLPPVPPPISHNPHYQNFTQLYQYLMSNHNASSTYYLSELISETILDVYRNHCQVNVLNSGFLTINNTDTDSKFLNFDNATLNSPALFLRCNKNTTFTTSNGTIYDSGMYFASILKIFAETAPHLPLTNHTDPILQRDHFMDGMIMITFNATAICVGSWMIYLLLLLLPSDNHNNKRIIVHIYVLFFAVVHTAQLKDAVDLVFKVQYLGNYQNSQNYENKIVNSNTYRVCEIVSNVLSNINWILLVFYMYHNNNEINFPQLKRFTPRWLNTKNRLIFIVGSLLSISDNIMYGILLWKKDLDVLRGFYKALELTIYSLFIYLISAFIWNNFGFILTPRRIKQQREKNSIKKKFQLLWNDYHETIPLMIYNFVVFVLSFVLTILFTANNFYLQRWKYDIIYFLKLLITTNVWGLFGVLEKREIILHKRTVLGRKITNSDKYFSNPFMEYSDNDENGTLDNQSISNNNNEDCKHLKLSLSYPLTIWRSGIKRFKDHRALHKESNKLRTKHQLQKNDNTLLSATTLRSGRNLSPSFSSVHEQHIYDSDAISQETELTRNFIYDHD
- the CIN5 gene encoding Cin5p (ancestral locus Anc_5.619), giving the protein MIKIMMQDKVSQQPRNVNIAGTNSNSNMHILQPVMQGVTNCSPPHNFFNNNPNATYVYTPSSSLNSNANSNSSLNLPATAVSAPSSAPMPMQTSYRYQLPPVQNYNNTMPSQQPIYERRHSVSIGELNENNNSLNQSQNIAMLQSVPMRRSCQTTAPSTLRDSSSITLPPILPTSTGNTKNPSRGSFSDDPLGIVVYNQGERLNEYGQLIGKSGKLLRNTRRAAQNRNAQKAFRKRREQYIKNLEEKSRKFDSIVKENESLKRSIHLLKQQLNK
- the STI1 gene encoding Hsp90 cochaperone STI1 (ancestral locus Anc_5.617) produces the protein MSTADELKQKGNAAFASKDFTGAIEYFTEAIAASTTPNHVLYSNRSACYTSLKQFQEALNDAQQCVKINPDWSKGYNRMGAAHLGLGDLDDAESNYKKALELDSNNKAASEGLEQVHRVQESRKSRPDFGMTEMFSDPNLIEKLRQNPKTKDMMNDPSLVAKLQSYKSNPQGLSSDLMGDPRLMTIMATLLGIDLNMPDLNQSNSMPKEPKEEQTSEQQKPEPTKEEKNTEPEPMDVDQEGDNEGEDETAKAIAAADAAKAEGNKLYKSHKFDEAIAEYNKAWDLHKDITYLNNRSAAEFEKGDFETAMNTLNEAVEQGRELRADYKLIAKSFARMGNAYSKQKNLKKAIEYYQKSLTEHRTADILTKLRTCEKELKKQEIEEYINPEKAEEARLEGKEYFTKSDWPNAVKAYTEMIKRAPEDARGYSNRAAALAKLMSFPEAIKDCEKAIEKDPNFVRAYLRKATAQIAIKDFVKALETLEEAKKKDDEVNNGASSNEIMKLQMKATQERFQAPTGNETPEETYKRAMQDPEVAAIMQDPVMQSILQQAQNDPAALQEHMKNPEISKKIQVLVSAGIIRTGYR
- the NCAS0G00820 gene encoding uncharacterized protein, which gives rise to MLKNTDIEKNTDPVEDPSKQKEKKISKTARCWKCFFSIWITRSFYAAIKSYWGLDGPIPMYIFYTMMAFEFIFLILVVVFAVIERKIIPKRCVDEDCILCPMLKKNPYLMVRRLHIVMTLFAILTPIIYFTVKHYIKAHPDDFLDFVDIYNWKYWVAFTVMMMDYISFISIFSGLVNIYITHPYKEFVQLKKELDLQPDLEKGLLDNSSLNK